The Oscillospiraceae bacterium genome contains the following window.
ATAATATGCCAGCGCGGCAGTCATGTCGGCCGCATATTCGGTAAACGAATTGTCGGCGCGGGGGCGCTTTTTAAGGGGATGGGGGGCACAGCGCCCCGCAGCAAAGGCGGTAGGCTCATCGTACAGCGCAGTCAGCAGGATGCAGACGAACGCCATATCATAGCTCAGCGTCAGCTGCCCGGTGCGGCCGAAGCGGCGGCCCAGCGCCTGGCACAGCCCGCAGTAATAGCCCTGATAGCGCTCCATCTCGGCATCTGCCAGACCCTTGCGGTAAATCGTAACATATCCAAACATACGGCGTCAACTCTTTTTGATGAACTGGTGGCCGCACTTGGGGCAGGTGATGCTGATTTTACCGCGCCCGCGCGGTACGCGCAGCTGCTGGCCGCACTGGGGGCAGCGGTAATAGTGGTATTCTTTGCGCTGCTTGAATCGCACCTGCTGTTTGGCGAACCATGCTGCGGCGCGGCTTTGATAGGAAAGATATTTTAAGTTTTCAGCGTAGCGCTTGCGGGTGTTGCGGCTCAAAATGCGGAAATAGCTGTAAATGATAGCAGCCAGTCCCAGCCAATACAGCACAGGGGAGACCCACGCACCGATGACGATGAGAATGAGGGATGCAATGCAGAGAAAGCCGCTGAACTGGTCGAACCCATAGCGGCCGGACATAAAGCGCTGAAACCAGCCTTTCATTATACAAAAACCACCTTTTCGCAGCAAAGCCGCATCGTTTACACTTCAGTATGACACACAAATATGGGCAAATCGTGAACAAGCGGGAAATAGAGTTTGAACAAACACAAAGAGGGCAATCAGTATAGCAACAATCAATATCGCTATCCATTTGACAATCTTAGAGATTGAGTCTAAATTGGTAGGTGTTTGCACAGAGACAGAGTGCTTTTTGTTTTCGGGAATCATTTCATTGTGATTGGGCATAAGTAAGTTGTCTTTTACTCTTTGCTGCAAAAGCAGCTTTCACAATACCCTTTGAAAATTTCGCGCGAATTTATAGTTGATTCTTTCGCGTGCTTGTTAGCATATATGCCATGCTGGATTAGGAAAAATAAATTAACGATAGAACTTATATGGCTGCATACTTATGCTCAATCCGCCTTTTTACATCCACCGTCAAAATTACTCCGGCACAATCGCCGCCGCCCGCTCCTTCCGCGCCTTTTTGTAGTGGTACATGGCACGGTCGGCCTGATCCTTGATGGCAACCACATCCTCGCCTGAGAATGGGGCCGAGCCGTAGGAAACGGTCGGCAAAAAGGTGAGCTCTCGACGCTTCTTTTCCAGCTGACGCAAAAATTCCTCTGCGCAGGCGGCCTCCTTAGCGGTGTTTTTCAGCAGTACGCAAAACTCATCTCCGCCGATGCGGTAGCAGTACCCGCAGCAGGCATACGCTTTTTTGAGGCAGGCTGCGATCGCGGCAAGGCAGGCATCGCCCTGCAGATGGCCGTAGCAGTCGTTTACCTGCTTGAAATTGTCCACATCAAAAACGATCAGCAGCCCGCCGCTGCGGCTCATCTCGGCCGTGCGGTTCAGATAGCTGTTCTGGTTTAAAAGCCCTGTGAGTGCATCAAGCTGGTTCCACATCTCATTGCAGTAGGTAAAATACAGTACCGACAACAGCGTGACACACAGCCAGGTCACATGCAGATCAGGCAGTGCAATTTGAATCACAGTCTCCGCCGTCAGAAAGAGCATGAGCGGATAGATGAGCGCCCGGCTCCGGTTCTGGAACTCACGGCCGGTAATGATCGTTGATGCCGAGAGATACAAAATTGCCGCAAAGTAGACAATGACATAAATGTAAAAATATCTGCCGCGCGCATAGACATTGTCGGCGCTGACGGAAAATATAAGTCCATAGGGAATGGACAGTGCCAGAAAGATAAGATAGCCGATCTCGCAGCATACCGCTGCCTTAAAGCCGCGCCGGAGGGCAGTCTTTTTGTCCAGCACATACACAAGGCAGAGAGACACTGCGGGCGACAGGCCGAAGCCTAAGTAGTTTGACACGATATTCAGCCAGCGCAGCCCTGACGGCGTGTCGTTGACGGCAAGGGTGACCACCTCCAGCACGGAGATCCCTGCAATAAGCGTAAAGGCGAGGAAAAAACCTCGCTTTTGCTTTTTGTTCAATGATTCGCTCAGCTTTGTGAGAATACACATAAAGCTCAGCACAAAAATGTCAATGGCTGTTAAGACATGAAAATACCCGGTCATGACAAACCCTTTCACCAGTGAAACTTATTTATACCTTCGATAGCAGGACAACACATTCTACATGCCGCGTCCGGGGGAAAAGGTCCACCGGCTGCACCTCCACGGCCTTGTAGCCGTGCTCGGTCAGCCAGCGGGTGTCGCGTGCGGCGGTGGCTGCATTGCAGCTGACCATGACTACCGTGCGGGGGGCCATCTCGGCAATGGCGGTCAGGGTGGCCTCGTCGCAGCCCTTACGGGGCGGGTCCACTACGATCACATCGGGGCGGGCACCCTCGGCGGCCAGCTGTGCGGCTGCCGCACCGGCATCCTGACAGCGGAAATCCGCCCGGTCGTCATCCAGCCCCAGACGGGCGGCTGTCTGTTTGGCACCGTCCACGGCCTGCGGCACGACCTCGACACCGACCAGACGCCGGCAGTCGGGCAGCATCGAAAGTCCGATCGTGCCCATGCCGCAGTAGAGGTCAAGCAGAAAATCTGTCTCCTTGAGCCCGGCATACTCCCGTGCCTTGGCGTACAATGTTTCGGCAGCGGGGGTATTCACCTGATAAAACTCATGCACACCCATGCGCAGCGGGACGCCGGCAAGTGTATCCTCAATGACGCCGGGGCCAAGCACGGTGCGGGTCCTGCGGCCCAGAATCACATTGGTGCGCTCACTGTTGCGGTTAATTAAAATCGTTGTTAAATCAAATTCTTTTTGCAAGATAGCACAAATCTCTGCTTCGTTGGGCAGGCCGTTGCCGTTCACAACAAAGCAGAGCAGCCGCTGGCCGCTGTGCCAGCCCTGCCGCATGTACAAATGGCGCACGCGGCCGGTGTGTGTTTCCTCATTGTAGGCAGTGATGCCGTTTTCCTCAAGCAGCGCACAGGCGCGCGCGGCCAGTTGGTTCATCCACTCCGGCTGCAGGCGGCAATCGGCACAGGCAACAATGCGGTGGCTGCGTCCGGCAAAGAAACCGGTCACGATATGCCCATTTTCATCCGTGCCGACCGGCAGCTGCACCTTGTTGCGGTAGCGGTCGGCAGCAGGGGCAGCCAGCACCTCCCGCACGGGGACATCCAGCTTGCCAATGCGCGCAAAGGCGTCCCGCACAAACTGTGTCTTGGCGGCGCACTCTGCCTCGTAGCGGATATGGCGCAGCCCGCAGCCGCCGCAGGGGCCGGCAACGGGGCAGTCCTGCCGGATGCGGTCCGGGCCGGGGGCCAGCAGCCGCTCCACTCGGCCGAAGGCATAGCTTTTCATCGGCTTTACGATGCGAACCTCAGCAATGTCGCCGGGGGCGGTCAGCGGCACAAAAACGGCCTGACCGTCCTTGTGGGCCACGCCGTTTCCGTCATTGGAGATGGATTTGATCTCAAGGGTGATGATCTGATTTTTCGTAAAAGGCATGTCTGCTCCTTAAAAATAAAGTTACGGGTTGGTGTTCTGCAGGGCGGTTTCCTTTTCCAGCGCGGACAGATACTTGCTCGGCGGCACGCCCTTGACCTTTTTGAACACGCGGGAGAAGTAGAACTGGTCAAAGAAGCCCACCGACACGGCAATCTCAGCAATGGAAAGGCCGGAGTTTTTCAGCAGGCTGCAGGCCTCACTGACACGGTAGTTCGTCAGGTAGTCGATGGGGCTTTGCCCGACATTCGACATGAAAACACGATACAGATGGCTGCGGCTGACGCCGACCGCCTTGGCAATGTCGTCCACCGAGATGTCGTGCGAGTAGTTGAACTGGATGAACTTGATGGCAGCCAGCACATACTGGCTGCTCGACGAGCCTACATTGGGCATGGCCTCGCGGGCTTCCTTCATCAGGTGCGCCATAAATATGTACAGGTAGCCCGTCATCATTGCCTCGCAGTGAGGCTCCGGCCCGCGGGAAAGATAGATGTTGTACAGCGCTTCCCGCGCGGTCTGCAGATCCCGGCAGTGGTGTACAGGGTGCGCCTCGGAAAACGGTGTCTGCTGCACAAGCTTATTGGCGCACGCGCCGTTGAAGCCGACCCAGTAATACTCCCACGGGTCGGTCTCATCGGCGGCGTAGGTGATGAGCTGGTTCGGCTTGGCGAGGAACAGATCACCCTCCTGCAGGGTGTGCGATGCACCGTTGACCTGATAGACACCCTTGCCCGCTACGACCAGATGGATCAGGTAGTGGTCGCGCACGCCGGGGCCCCAGGTGTGGCCCGGCTGGCACTGCTCACGTCCGCAGTTAAAAATTGAGAGCTCGACATTATCTGTGTAGCTCTGCTTGTAGGATTGCTTCATCTCATTGATGGTCATGGCTGCACCTCACTTCTGTGATATTTCTATTATAGCAAGCTATTCATCAAAAGTCCATAAAAGAGCCTGAAATTATGTTTGCTTTTTTTGCAGGATTTGCTATACTGAAAACAAGAAATCGACAGAGAGCTGTTCGTTTGGCTGTCTGCCTAAAAAAGAAAGGCTCATTTTGTGCATATCTACGAAAAGAGCCGCCCGACAGGAAAGGTGAGTGGAATCATGGCAAATACCATTGAACTTAAACAGCAGATCGCACAGGGCGAATATGACGCCGCCTTTACCAAGCTGTACGGTGCATCCGCCGTGCAGGAGCAGCGCAAGCGCTATACCGACCTGATCGATGAATTTGAAAAGAAGTACGGCACCTCCCGCACGGTCCGTCTTTACGCTGCCCCCGGCCGCACCGAGATCGGCGGCAACCACACCGACCATAACAACGGCGTAGTGCTGGCCGGCTCCGTCAATCTGGATATGGTTGCGGTCGTTTCCCCCAATGAGGAGAACATCATCCGCGTTAAGTCTCTGGGCTTTGACAAGATCGACGATGTCGATGTCAATGTTCTGGTCCCGCAGCCGCAGGAGGCCGAGCACTCCGCCTCTCTGATCCGCGGCGTGGCAAAGGGCATTGTGGATGCCGGCGGCAAGGTGGGCGGCTTTGACTGCTACAGCACCAGCAATGTGCTGCGCGGCTCCGGCCTGTCCAGCTCTGCAGCGTTTGAGGTCTGCATCGGTGCCATCCTGCGCGGCGAATATAACAACAATGATATGGAGAAGTTCAGTCAGGTCAAGATCGCACAGATCGGCCAGTTTGCGGAGAATGTTTTCTTCGGCAAGCCCTGCGGACTGATGGATCAGACGGCCTGTGCGGTAGGCGGTGTCATCACCATCGACTTCAAGAATCCCGAAAAGCCTGTTGTAGGTCAGACTGCCATTGACCTTGCCAAGCACGGCTTTGTCATGTGCATCAGCGATACGAAGGGCAGCCATGCCGACCTGACTGACGACTATGCCGCCATCCGCCGTGAGATGGAGAGCGTGGCTGAGCAGTTCGGCAAAAAGGTCCTGCGCGATGTGGACGAGGATGAGTTCTACAAGGCTATCCCGCAGCTGCGCAAGGCTGTGGGGGACCGCGCTGTTGTCCGCGCTATTCACTTCTACAACGACTGCCGCCGTGCCGCCCAGCTCTGCGATGCCGTGCGTGAGGACGATTTTGATGCGTTCCTGCGCCTGATCATCGAGGGCGGCCACTCCAGCTTTGAGTTCAACCAGAATGCTTACAGCATCAAGGCCCCGCAGGAGCAGGGTGTGCCGCTGGCGCTGGCGCTGAGCCAGAAGGTGCTGAACGGCCGCGGTGCATGGCGCTTGCAGGGCGGCGGCTTTGCAGGTACCATTCAGGCCTTTGTCCCTGTGGAGCTACTGGACGCCTACAAGGCAGCCATTGACGGCTGCTTCGGCGAGGGAAGCTGCCATGTGCTGAACATCCGCAACTACGGTGCCGTGCCTGTTACGCCCGACATGTAAAATTGGATAAAGCATAAAAATACCGTACCAGTGCAGAAATGTGCCGGTACGGTATTTTATATTACGCCTGTAGGGGTCGGGCATGCCCGGCCCGTATGCTTACGGCAGACACCCTCTTATCCGTAGATTTATAGGGAAGAATTTTGCTCCCTCCGCGGTGGCCTGAGGACAGGCCGCCCTACAGGATTACATTTTCTTTCGCAAAATCCATATTCCCAGTGCCAGCATCCCGCACACCACTATGGTAAACGCCGCATGAATCTGTATGCTCAGATACCATGGCGCAGATTGCAGCGCATACAGCCCGGGGTGGGCGCGGTAGTCCCAGCAGGTGTACGTTGTCATGCCCAAAAACACACCGAGGAAACCCCCGAGGGCGGCCTTCAAAATCCCATACAGCTTTTTCATGAACATTGTCCTTTGACCCATTCGTCCAAAAACGACATCTGCTCTTCGGTGTGGAACCAATGCTCACTGCTTGGCATGACCGTAATAGGCGCATGGACTTTCTGCGCAAACGCGGCTAACGTTTCATAGGAGGTCAGATTGTCTTTTTCGCCGTACAAAATGCAGGTTGGTACATCCCACACAAGCGGATGTGCCCGCACGTAGCAGAGATACTCCCACGACAGGGTTTCGCCAAAATCGGTGGCGACTTCGCCCTGCGCGTGCAGCACATTCTCCGTCACCCCAGCCCAGCCCATCATATCGGAAATGAGCGTTTCCATATTCACGATGGGGGAGATAAACAACGCTCGGTCAATAAACTTCTCGGATAACGAGCTCATCGAGAAAAATGCCCCAATGCTGTTTGCCAGTAGTACGACCGTATCGTACTGCTGGCGCAAAGGTGTGAAAAATGCCGTAAACTCCGAAACAGCGTCCCAAGGTGTCTGTGCCTGATAATCGAATCCGATGACGTCATACGCAGGAAACAGCTCCTTGTAATGTTCGGCTTCCGCCGCACTGCCGCCCTTTCCGTGGATATATACAACCAACTTCTTCATAGGTGATTTTTCTCCCAAATCAGCGCCAGCCCCTTAAACAGCAGGTCTGCGTCATAGATGACTTTGCGCTTGCAGCAGGGCATAATGTACGGCGCCAGTCCACCGGTCGCAACGACGGTCAGAGGCTGGCCAAGCTCCGTCTCGACTCGATCAGCCAGTCCGTCCAGCTGGGCGGCCGTGCCAAACATGGCCCCGTTGTTCAGTGCGGCCACCGTGTTGGCACCAATCAGATGCTCGGGCGGCTCGGGTGCAATGGGCGGCAGTTGGGCTGTGCCTGCGCTGATGGCCCGCAGACTGGTCTGCACACCGGGTACGATGAAGCCGCCCAGAAACGCCCGCTGTGCAGAGATGACATTGTAGGTCGTGGCAGTGCCCAGATCGACTGTCATGCAGGGCAGGGGATAGTGTGCAGAGGCAGCGGCGGCATCGGCAATGCGGTCACGGCCGACCTTGGCAGGCTCGTCAACCTGAAAGCTAAGCCCCGTGTCCAGACCACAGCTGACGATCAGCGACTCCTGCCCGGTCAGCCGCTTGCAGGCCGCTGCCAGCACCTCGGTCAGCTGGGGGACAACGCTGCAGACAATGACGCCCTCACAGGCGGCAGGGTCTACCTGCAGGCGGCGCAGCAGGAATTTCATCTCGGCGGCATACTCATCCGCTGTGCAGCGGGGCCGCGTGACCATTCGCATTGTGAACTGGATAGAGCAATGCTCTGCCCCCGTCAGACCGCCGATACAGATGTTGGAGTTGCCGATGTCAACTGCTAAAACCATAATAAATTCCTTTTATAGATAAAAGATAAGAGATAAGAAATATGGTGGATCGCGTCGCTTTGCGCCACTCAAAATTATTATACTTGTTTGCATATAAGGCGTCAATCTGCTATAATAACCACAATACAAATTTTGTTTTCGCCAAAGGAGGAAACTCCACCAATTTTATTATCTTTTATCTAGTATCTCTTATCTAGTTATATTAAGGGTGTTGATTTTATGTTACTTACCGGAAAAACCATCGTCCTCGGCATCACCGGAGGCATTGCGGCCTATAAAATGCCCAATGTGGCGCATGCGCTGGTCAAGCTGGGGGCCGATGTTCATGTCCTGATGACCAAAAATGCCACTGAGTTTATCTCTCCGCTGGTATTTGAAACGCTGACCCGCCGCCGCTGTCAGGTGGATACCTTCGACCGCAACTTCCAGTACGATGTGGCGCATATCAGCCTTGCCAATGCGGCGGACCTCATGCTCATTGCGCCTGCCACGGCCAATGTCATCGCCAAGCTGGCCCACGGTCAGGCCGATGATATGCTGACCACCGTCACGCTGGCTGCGACCTGCCCCAAGCTGGTTGCGCCCGCCATGAACACCCACATGCTGGAAAATCCCATCACGCAGGATAACCTCAAAACACTGCAACACTATGGCTTCACCGTCATTCCGTCCGGCTCCGGTATGCTGGCCTGCGGCGATGTCGGCTCCGGCCGGCTGCCTGAGGAGGGCGTGCTGGTGGACTATGTGCTGCGCGAGCTTGCCTGTGAAAAGGATCTGCGCGGCAAAAAAGTCGTTGTGTCGGCCGGTGCAACGCAGGAATCCATGGACCCGGTGCGCTACCTGACAAACCATTCCACCGGTAAGATGGGTTATGCCGTGGCGCGTGCCTGTATGCTGCGCGGCGCAGAGGTCACGCTTCTTGCTTCGACCGGCTGCACGCTGCCGCCTGTTCCGTTTGTCAAGACTGTGCCGTTCACAACAGCAGCCGACCTCTTTGAGGCTGTAAAGACCCATGCCATGGACGCCGATGCACTGGTGATGGCGGCTGCCGTGGCGGACTACCGCCCTGCCACCGTGGCAGCCGACAAGGTGAAAAAGCATGACGGCGAGATGAGCATTGCCCTTGAGCGCACTGAGGACATCCTTGCATGGGTGGGCGCACACAAGCCGGAAAAGCTGTTTGTCTGCGGCTTTTCGATGGAGACGCGCGATCTGATCGAGAACTCTACCGCCAAGCTGAAAAAGAAAAACATGGATATGATCGTTGCCAATAACCTGAAGGTCCCCGGTGCGGGTTTCGGCGTCGATACCAATGTTGTAACGATCATTACCGGGCAGGGCATCACCGAGCTGCCCCTGCAGAGCAAGGACGGTGTTGCCGGGCAGATCGCAGACGCGATCGCCAATAAATAACACATACCCCCGCTCCCTTCCGCATATTCATTTATGAATCATGCAAAGGGGGCTTTTTTATGTGCGGAATTGCGGGGCAGGTCGGGCGCGACCCCCGGACGATACAGAGCCGGTATGCGGCCTACTGCGCCATGCAGCAGACGCTGGCGCGCCGCGGCCCGGACCAGCGGGGCATGTTCATCAGCGGCCGTGCGGCGCTGATCCATGCACGGCTGGCGGTCGTGGATCTTGAGAACGGCCTGCAGCCTATGCAGCTGGACTGGCAGGGGGAAACCTATGTGCTGGTTTATAACGGTGAGCTGTACAACACGCCTGAGCTGCGGGCTGCGCTGCTGCACCGCGGTCACCGCTTTGCCGGGCACTCCGACACCGAGGTGCTACTCCATGCCTTTGCAGAATGGGGTGAAAGCTGCACGGCAATGTGCAATGGCATTTTTGCGTTTGCGGTCTGGCAGGTGAACGCGGGCAGGCTGTTTCTGGCGCGGGATCGCTGCGGTGTCAAGCCGCTGTTCTATACCCTGACGGAGCAGAGCCTGATCTTCGGCAGCGAAATCAAAACCCTGCTGGCCCACCCGGCCGTGCCGCCGCGGGTGGATGCTGCCGGTCTGGCGGAGGTGCTGCTGCTCGGCCCCGGACGCACACCCGGCTGCGGCGTGTTCTGCGGGGTAGAGGAGTTACTGCCCGGGCAGTATGCTATCTACGAGGCCGACACGGCTCGACTGACACTGCATACCTACTGGCGGCTTGAGGATCATGAGCATCCCGATGATTTTGCTGCGACAGCCCGCAAGGTGCGCGAGCTTGTGACAGATGCCATCGAGCGGCAGCTGGTGTCCGATGTGCCGGTTGCTGCATTTTTGTCCGGCGGGCTGGACTCCAGCCTGATTTCCGCCATTGCGGACGCCAATTTTGCGGCGCAGGGAAAGCAGCTGCAAACTTTTTCGGTTGGCTACCGCGACAATAAAAAGTATTTTCATGCTACAAAATTTCAGCCCGGTGCGGATGCACCCTATATCCGCAAAATGAATGAATTTCTCCATGCCCGCCACCATTGGATCACGCTGGACACCCCGGAGCTGGTCCCGGCGCTGTATGCAGCGGTGGATGCGCGTGACCTGCCCGGTATGGCGGATGTCGATGCATCGCTGCTGCTGTTCTGCCGGCAGATCAAGCCCCATGCCACGGTGGCGCTGTCGGGAGAGTGCGCCGATGAGATTTTCGGCGGTTACCCGTGGTACCGCGACCCGGCAGTGCGGGAAAAATATGGCTTCCCATGGGCGCAGTCCACAGCCTATCGCGCCTCCTTCCTCAAGCCCGGTGTGCTGGGCAGCATTGACCCGGCTGCTTTTGTGGATGCCCGCTACCGCCAAACGCTGGCAGAAACCTCCGTCCGACCCGGCCTGTCGGCAGAGGAACAGCGTATGCGCCAGATGATGAACCTGAATTTCAGATGGTTTATGCAGACTCTGCTTGACCGTAAGGACCGCATGAGCATGTACAGCGGGCTGGAGGTCCGGGTGCCGTTCTGCGACTACCGCATTGCGGAGTACCTCTACTCTGTCCCGTGGGAATACAAGGACTACCGAAATCAGGAAAAAGGCCTGCTGCGCGAGGCAATGCGGGGCGTACTGCCGGATGAGGTGCTGTGGCGGCGCAAAAGCCCTTACCCTAAGACATGGAATCCCAGCTACCTTGCGGCCGTCTCGGCCGAGCTGCGCGGTGTGTTGGCTGACCCGGCCGCGCCGATCCTGCGCATTATCAAGGCTGACGCACTGGAAAACCTGCTGGCGTCGGGCGCGGATAACCCCATCCCATGGTACGGCCAGCTTATGACAACTCCGCAGACCATCGCATGGTTTGTCCAGCTGAACTACTGGCTAGAGAAGTATAAGGTGGAGCTGGTGTGATGTGGAGGGCGGCGGTCAGGGAACTGACCGCCCTACGGCCTTTGCCCCGCGGGTAGGGCGGCCAGTCCTCTGGCCGCTGCAGCTCGTTCCCGTTACAACAGAACTTCCCCGCAAAAATAATTTATTTTTCCTCCCCATCTGTTCAAACCTTGCCCGATGTGCTATAATAACTCAATAGGACTACAAATAGAGAAGGGAGACCCCTCATGCAGCAGGAAACCGTTATCGTTCTGGATTTCGGCGGCCAGTATAATCAGCTGATCGCGCGCCGCGTCCGCGAATGCAACGTATATTGCGAAATCTATTCTTACCGTACCGACCTTGCCAAGATCAAGGCCAAAAACCCGAAGGGCATCATCTTCACCGGCGGCCCCAACAGCGCCTATCTGCCGGATTCGCCCACGATCGACCCCGAAATCTTTACTTGGGGTGTGCCCATCCTCGGCATCTGCTACGGCAGCCAGCTGATGATGCACATGCTGGGCGGCAAGGTCTGCAAGGCCCCCGAGCGTGAGTACGGCAAAACGCTGGTCGATCTGGACACCGCCAGCCCGCTGTTTGATACGCTGCCCGCCCAGAATGTCTGCTGGATGAGCCATAACGATTACATCGAGCAGGCAGCCCCCGGCTTTGAGATTATTGCCCATACCCCCAACTGCCCGGTGGCCGCTGCGCAGGATAAGGCCCGTGGCCTGTATGCGGTGCAGTTCCACCCCGAGGTCCTGCACACCGAGAACGGCACCAAGATCCTGCACAACTTTGTGTATAAGGTCTGCGGCTGCGCCGGTGACTGGAAGATGGACTCCTTTGTCGAGAACTCCGTCAAGGCCCTGCGCGAGAAGATCGGCGACGGCAAGGTGCTGTGCGCCCTGTCCGGTGGTGTCGATTCCAGCGTCTGCGCGGCTATGCTGGCCAAGGCCATCGGCAAGCAGCTGACCTGCGTTTTCGTTGACCACGGTCTGCTGCGCAAGAATGAGCGCGAGCAGGTCTGTGAGGTCTTTGGCGAGGGCGGTCAGTTTGACATCAACTTTGTCTGCGTTGACGCCCGCGACCGCTTCTACAAGAAGCTGGCCGGCGTAGAGGCCCCCGAGAGCAAGCGCAAGATCATCGGCGAGGAGTTCATCCGTGTGTTCGAGGATGAAGCAAAAAAGATCGGCGCTGTGGACTTTTTGGCACAGGGCACGATCTACCCCGATGTCGTGGAGAGCGGCCTCGGCGGCGAAAGCGCCACCATCAAGAGCCACCACAATGTCGGCGGTCTGCCCGATTATGTTGACTTCAAGGAGATCGTGGAGCCGCTGCGCGACCTGTTCAAGGACGAGGTCCGTCAGGCCGGCCGCGAGCTGGGCCTGCCCGAGTACCTTGTTGCCCGCCAGCCGTTCCCCGGCCCGGGTCTGGCTATCCGCATTATTGGCGATGTGACCCCCGAAAAGGTCGCCATCGTGCAGGATGCCGATGCCATCTGGCGTGAGGAGGTCGATAAGCTTCCTATGGCCCAGCGCCCCAGCCAGTACTTTGCCGCGCTGACCAACATGCGCAGCGTCGGTGTCATGGGTGACGAGCGCACCTACGATTACGCCATCGTCCTGCGCGCCGTAACCACCACCGATTTTATGACCGCCGAGGTCACGATCCTGCCGACCGAAACCATCACCACCGCAGCCAACCGCATCGTGAACGAAGTCAAGAACATCAACCGCGTCATGTTCGACTACACCACGAAACCGCCGGCAACGATTGAGTTTGAATAATCCCCATTAACTGACCACCTTCCCGCCGGGACTTTGCCCGGCGGGATTTTTTCGTTGCATGGTGCAGGGGAAAGTTGTACAATAAAGGCAAAAGAACGGCAAAAGGAGAAGAACCATCATGAAAGAAATTCCTATTACTTCATTCCGGAATCTCAACATCGGTCAGGCTGAGAACACGGCGGCGGGGACAGGCTGCACGGTGTTTCTGCTGGGGCAGGACGGTGCCCCGGCGGGGTTGGATGTACGCGGCGGCGGGCCGGCCTCCCGCGAGAGCGAGCTGCTCAAGCCGCTGGCGGCGGCGCAGGTCATCCACGCCATTGTGCTGGCGGGGGGCAGTGCCTTTGGACTGGACGCGGCCGGCGGCGTTATGCGGTATCTTGAGGAGCGCGGCATCGGCTTTGATGTTGGGGTCACAAAGGTGCCGCTGGTCTGCCAGTCAGATCTGTTTGATCTGACCGTGGCTGACGCCCACACCCGCCCGGATGCTGCCATGGCGTATCAGGCCTGCGTGAACGCGGAAGCCGGCAACTACCGTGATGGCAACTATGGCGCGGGCACCGGCGCAACCGTGGGCAAGCTGCTGGGCATGGACCACTGCATGAAGTCCGGCATCGGCAGCTATGCCGTGCAGGTGGGGCCGCTGCAGGTCGGTGCGGTTGTGGCGGTCAATGCGTTGGGCGATATTTACGACTATGAGACGGGCCGCAAGGCCGCAGGCCTGTTGGCGGATGACGGCAGGACCTTCCTCGACTCCGAGCTGCTTGCGCTGCAGAGCATTGAGGTAAAGGAAAACAAATTCGTCGGCAATACAACGATCGGTGTTGTCTTTACGAACGCA
Protein-coding sequences here:
- a CDS encoding P1 family peptidase produces the protein MKEIPITSFRNLNIGQAENTAAGTGCTVFLLGQDGAPAGLDVRGGGPASRESELLKPLAAAQVIHAIVLAGGSAFGLDAAGGVMRYLEERGIGFDVGVTKVPLVCQSDLFDLTVADAHTRPDAAMAYQACVNAEAGNYRDGNYGAGTGATVGKLLGMDHCMKSGIGSYAVQVGPLQVGAVVAVNALGDIYDYETGRKAAGLLADDGRTFLDSELLALQSIEVKENKFVGNTTIGVVFTNARFDKSRLCKIAGMAQDGYARAICPVHTTADGDSIYAVSLGDVAADQDVVGALGARVMAKAILRAVQAAEPAYGFPAVSSL